CATGGATATTATCAAGCACTATGGCGGCGACCCGGCCAACTTTCTCGACGTCGGTGGCGGCGCGACCATTGAACGGGTGACTGAAGCCTTCAAGATTATTCTTTCCGACGAAAAGGTCGAAGGGATCCTGGTCAACATCTTCGGCGGCATCATGAAGTGCGATGTCATCGCCACCGGGGTTATCGAAGCGGCCAAGCAGGTTGGTGTCGAGGTGCCGCTGGTCGTCCGGCTGGAAGGAACGAATGTTGACCTCGGCAAGAAGTTGCTTGCCGATTCAGGTCTGAATATTGTCAGTGCTGACGGCATGGCTGACGCGGCTGAGAAGATCGTCAAAGCGGTCAAGGGTTGAGGAGAAAACGATGAGTATATTGATCGATAAAAATACCAAGGTCATTACCCAGGGGATTACCGGTGCGACCGGCCTCTTTCATGCTCAGGGCGCCCGTGATTATGGTACCCAGATGGTCGGTGGTGTCACCCCCGGCAAGGGCGGTACCAGCATCGAGGGTTTCCCGGTGTTCAATACGGTTGAAGATGCGGTGAACGAGACCGGAGCCAACGCTTCGGTTATCTATGTACCGCCGGTCGGCTCGGCCGATGCTATTCTCGAGGCGGTCGACGCCGGTATCGAACTGGTCATCTGTATTACCGAAGGGGTGCCGGTTCTCGACATGGTTAAAGTCAACAAGTACATGGAAGGGAAGAGTTGCCGCCTGATCGGTCCGAACTGTCCCGGAGTTATCACCCCGGAAGAGTGCAAGATCGGCATCATGCCGGGCTATATTCACAAGAAGGGCCCGGTCGGAGTCGTTTCCCGTTCCGGCACCCTGACCTACGAAGCGGTCTGGCAGCTGACCACCCGCGATATTGGCCAGACGACCTGTGTCGGCATCGGCGGTGACCCGGTCAACGGCACCAGCCACCTCGATGTACTTGAGATGTTCGAAGCCGACCCCGAAACCGAAGCGGTGATCATGATCGGTGAAATCGGCGGTGATGCCGAAGAGCAGGCGGCCGAGTACGTGCGTGACCACATGAGCAAGCCGGTCGCAGCCTTTATCGCCGGTGCCACGGCGCCTGCCGGCAAGCGGATGGGACATGCCGGTGCGATCATCTCCGGCGGCAAGGGGGATGCGGCGAGTAAGAAAACTTTTCTGGCTGAATGCGGCGTTTCGGTTGCCGACAGCCCGGCCGAAATGGCCGAGGCGCTGTTGAAGATCTGGAAGCCATAACGGTTTAAGTCAGATGGATAGAACAAAAAGGGATGCCGCTTGGCGTCCCTTTTTTA
This portion of the Desulfuromonas sp. genome encodes:
- the sucC gene encoding succinate--CoA ligase subunit beta (catalyzes the interconversion of succinyl-CoA and succinate) gives rise to the protein LFRHIRIRDLRDYDEEDPMEIEASQYDLSYIALDGNIGCMVNGAGLAMATMDIIKHYGGDPANFLDVGGGATIERVTEAFKIILSDEKVEGILVNIFGGIMKCDVIATGVIEAAKQVGVEVPLVVRLEGTNVDLGKKLLADSGLNIVSADGMADAAEKIVKAVKG
- a CDS encoding succinate--CoA ligase subunit alpha, coding for MSILIDKNTKVITQGITGATGLFHAQGARDYGTQMVGGVTPGKGGTSIEGFPVFNTVEDAVNETGANASVIYVPPVGSADAILEAVDAGIELVICITEGVPVLDMVKVNKYMEGKSCRLIGPNCPGVITPEECKIGIMPGYIHKKGPVGVVSRSGTLTYEAVWQLTTRDIGQTTCVGIGGDPVNGTSHLDVLEMFEADPETEAVIMIGEIGGDAEEQAAEYVRDHMSKPVAAFIAGATAPAGKRMGHAGAIISGGKGDAASKKTFLAECGVSVADSPAEMAEALLKIWKP